From the Purpureocillium takamizusanense chromosome 6, complete sequence genome, one window contains:
- a CDS encoding uncharacterized protein (EggNog:ENOG503P45K~TransMembrane:7 (i34-52o58-79i268-286o298-321i403-427o439-458i529-552o)), with the protein MLTANDTTCPVQVPGYTHNGDCSLLCRPSNWKDITIFFLGNYGAHVATVFATPGQSSLTTALSLLLALCFPGAGVLTGLEAITSRALFAPTDLTRAARAGALCIVAKTPKRLDEGAAADLPSSSQSSSGGSLSGEPHRPSSSPSTRHTASPSEPEGIELTTSQTNESTGSASPVGRVSVSAAQDDTTQQEKPSVALAESQHDTCEQDDDDAEDGVYSPPDFAATQVQGVRRMPAGYKLMVLPSWTTFEDDEPGEGTAKRARIQTNYSVIKVLVSLGQLIFAVVTLYEARGNQIEVYGYAAFGLTVAPYIWMSFVNLLANLLCPQYSSMLLIGSPALDEMRRELAERGLEREYPIDGTVGRISADMEERVTKHRAVFLASPSAFYTFFAALDSKTGNVRKTYIILLRVYLAVGVAAMPIVIVGVLSRFKPGSSAASERVWTMMWLCLGPVVGAGLGTVIRGVMESRPVLWLPVLVSSPRRPPPVDQDEGSGETGRRPRTRASLLTGPGGKEEREAQDGKRASLADMRMQLLVFGLIAWFLMLYMVPAIGGFVVVGQMLVAYGSCTKID; encoded by the exons ATGTTAACAGCTAATGACACCACCTGCCCCGTTCAAGTCCCTGGCTACACCCACAACGGCGACTGCAGTCTCCTCTGCAGACCCTCGAACTGGAAGGATATCACCATCTTCTTTCTCGGCAACTACGGCGCCCATGTGGCGACTGTGTTTGCCACGCCAGGCCAGAGCAGTCTCACCACCGCCCTGagcctgctcctcgccctctgctTCCCCGGCGCAGGGGTCCTGACTGGTCTGGAGGCCATCACCAGCAGGGCTCTGTTCGCGCCCACCGATCTCACCAGGGCTgcgcgcgctggcgcccTCTGCATTGTCGCGAAAACTCCCAAGCGGCTTGATGAAGGGGCAGCGGCCGACCTGCCGAGTTCCAGCCAGTCATCGTCGGGGGGCTCGTTGAGCGGTGAACCTCATCGCCCGAGTTCGAGTCCGTCCACTCGCCATACCGCATCCCCGTCGGAGCCTGAGGGGATTGAGTTGACGACGTCTCAGACCAACGAGTCTACGGGTTCCGCCTCGCCGGTTGGACGAGTTTCCGTTTCGGCCGCCCAAGACGACACGACCCAGCAAGAGAAGCCTAGTGTCGCGCTCGCAGAGAGCCAGCATGACACGTGCGAacaagacgatgatgatgccgaggaTGGTGTGT ACTCGCCCCCTGACTTCGCGGCCACTCAAGTGCAAGGCGTCCGTCGCATGCCAGCCGGTTATAAGCTGATGGTGCTGCCGTCTTGGACGACCTTTGAAGATGACGAGCCGGGGGAGGGCACGGCCAAGCGCGCTCGCATCCAGACAAACTACAGCGTCATCAAGGTGCTCGTCTCCCTCGGACAGCtcatcttcgccgtcgtGACGCTGtacgaggcgcgcggcaaCCAGATCGAGGTGTACGGGTACGCCGCGTTCGGCCTTACGGTGGCGCCCTACATCTGGATGTCCTTTGTCAACCTGCTTGCCAACTTGCTGTGCCCGCAGTACTCATCCATGCTGCTCATCGGCTCgccggccctcgacgagatGCGGCGCGAGCTCGCGgagcgcggcctcgagcgcgagtACCCCATCGACGGCACCGTAGGGCGCATCTCGGCAGACATGGAGGAGCGCGTGACGAAGCACCGCGCCGTCTTCCTGGCGAGCCCGAGCGCGTTTTACACATTCTTCGCAGCGCTGGACTCGAAGACGGGCAACGTCAGGAAGACGTACATCATCTTGCTGCGCGTCTATctggccgtgggcgtcgccgccatgcccatcGTCATTGTGGGCGTCCTCTCGCGGTTCAagccgggcagcagcgcggcgtctgAACGAGTGTGGACGATGATGTGGCTGTGTCTCGGCCCCGTGGTCGGTGCCGGCCTGGGAACCGTGATCCGAGGCGTCATGGAGTCGCGGCCGGTGCTGTGGCTGCCCGTGCTCGTGTCCAGCCCAAGAAGGCCGCCTCCTGTCGACCAGGACGAGGGGTCGGGGGAGACCGGACGTCGCCCGCGGACAAGGGCGTCTCTTCTGACGGGACCCGGAGGCAAAGAGGAGCGTGAGGCACAGGACGGAAAGCGGGCTTCCCTAGCGGACATGAGAATGCAGCTGCTCGTGTTTGGTCTCATCGCTTGGTTCCTCATGTTGTACATGGTTCCGGCCATTGGTGGATTTGTGGTTGTCGGTCAGATGCTCGTGGCCTATGGAAGCTGCACCAAGATAGATTAG
- a CDS encoding uncharacterized protein (COG:C~EggNog:ENOG503NUHU) has protein sequence MPLIAKAPTDRIILGLMTFGPKAEDGARITDLDTFNKALDVFQARGYNEVDTARVYIAGAQEAFTRETGWQKRGLTLATKVKYPNSPGDNTADKVVESVETSLRELGTDCIDLLYLHKPDRATPFQETLEAVDRLHRAGKFVRLGISNFTAFEVAEVVMTCKHNGWVRPTVYQGMYNVITRNIEPELLVACRRYGLDVVVYNPLAGGLLSGKIKSRDMVPESGRFSDVSSAQGANYRNRYFRESTFRALQLVEGALAKHEGLTMIETALRWTVHHSKLRIKDGNDGVLIGVSSVEQLENNLDNLEKGPLPADVVEALDQAWAVSKADSANYWHGEVEYGYNTHEALFAGGAK, from the exons ATGCCTCTCATCGCCAAAGCCCCCACGGACCgcatcatcctcggcctCATGACCTTTGGTCCCAaggccgaggatggcgcgcGCATCACCGACCTCGACACCTTCaacaaggccctcgacgtcttccAGGCCCGCGGCTACAACGAGGTCGACACGGCGCGCGTCTAcatcgccggcgcccagGAGGCCTTTACGCGCGAGACGGGCTGGCAGAAGCGCGGGCTCACCCTCGCCACCAAGGTCAAGTATCCCAACAGCCCGGGGGACAACACGGCCGACAAGGTCGTCGAGTCGGTCGAGACGAGCCTGCGCGAGCTGGGGACCGACTGCATTGAT CTCCTCTACCTCCACAAGCCCGACCGCGCCACGCCGTTCCAAGAGACACTCGAGGCCGTGGACCGGCTGCACCGCGCGGGCAAGTTTGTGCGCCTCGGCATCAGCAACTTCACGGCGTTCGAGGTGGCCGAGGTGGTCATGACGTGCAAGCACAACGGCTGGGTGCGGCCGACCGTCTACCAGGGCATGTACAACGTCATCACGCGCAACATCGAGCccgagctgctcgtggcGTGCCGGCGCTATGGGCTCGACGTGGTCGTCTACAAcccgctcgccggcgggctgctgtCGGGCAAGATCAAGTCGCGCGACATGGTGCCCGAGAGCGGGCGCTTCTCCGACGTGAGCTCGGCGCAGGGCGCCAACTACCGCAACCGGTACTTTCGCGAGAGCACGTtccgcgcgctgcagctcgtcgagggcgcgctggccaagcACGAGGGGCTCACCATGATCGagacggcgctgcgctggacGGTGCACCACTCCAAGCTGCGCATcaaggacggcaacgacggcgtCCTCATTGGCGTCTCGagcgtcgagcagctcgagaaCAACCTCGACAACCTCGAAAAgggcccgctgcccgccgacgtcgtcgaggccctcgaccagGCGTGGGCCGTGTCCAAGGCCGACTCGGCCAACTACTGGCACGGCGAGGTCGAGTACGGATACAATACCCACGAGGCCTTGTTTGCGGGGGGCGCCAAGTGA
- a CDS encoding uncharacterized protein (COG:E~COG:G~EggNog:ENOG503NUQK~TransMembrane:10 (i221-243o255-274i322-343o355-372i381-398o418-438i459-480o500-519i526-546o552-574i)): MPRPTPDQEVHLLAHHHHHDDHDHDHDNNHDGDNGHRHPHHHDPRSRSPYDSSAAHTPQTDDDNTTCTPRQQPPDARADSNTAGGRGHRTSSPTAASGPEARSRYDGHYDDDPTSRQSPAESIELDDMDSANGSPGRPGLRRNGRSGQPLLYTKPEDEERRNGNAHHGRRSSDERATSLESGYAYDDTIHRPTLSRRSTMHSHNPHDVTAAEKATRKKYTFAAFFLAISLVSFCVQTELSAYIQHDLGWDKAYCMMYFTHGSWIVLYPVMLGVLRVQKLGEPWEVFRRRHVQMLKTTIAMIELQTLDVFGPSVQRRSRPFLYLARTTAFITSALTVAGLSWYIAVSLTTPSDLTAIYNCSAFFAYVFSVPILREPLRLDKSIAVSIAILGVLVVAYGDTGGGETDESAGPPGNTTPGAGSRFLGNLVIGVGSVLYGLYEVLYKRYACPPEGVSPGRGTIFANTFGACIGLFTLTVLWVPLPILHWLNIEKFELPEASTCWLILVAVLANATFSGSFLVLISLTSPVLSSVAALLTIFIVAIADWFLTGQPLSWAAIIGGSMIIVAFVGLSWSTYREMTEHEAQKLAVDLTDSDEDASLSPNDR; the protein is encoded by the coding sequence ATGCCTCGACCAACGCCAGACCAAGAGGTTCACCTCCTGgcacatcatcatcatcacgacgaccacgaccacgaccacgacaacaaccacgacggcgacaacggaCACCGCCatccccaccaccacgacccgCGGTCCCGCTCCCCCTACGACTCGTCCGCAGCCCACACACCGcagaccgacgacgacaacaccacATGCACcccgcggcagcagccccccGACGCCCGTGCCGACTCAAACActgctggcggccgtggccacAGGACCAGCAGTCCGACCGCCGCTTCCGGTCCTGAAGCGCGCAGCCGCTACGACGGCcactacgacgacgatccCACATCGCGGCAGTCGCCCGCCGAGAGCAttgagctcgacgacatggactcCGCCAACGGGTCCCCTGGCCGTCCGGGCCTTCGTCGCAACGGCCGCTCGGGCCAGCCGCTCCTCTATACCAAACCCGAGGATGAGGAACGCCGCAACGGCAACGCCCATCACGGCCGCCGTTCCAGCGACGAGCGTGCCACGAGCCTCGAGAGCGGCTATGCCTACGACGACACAATCCACCGTCCGACCCTCAGCCGCCGGTCGACCATGCACAGCCATAACCCGCACGACGTAACGGCAGCCGAGAAGGCGACGCGCAAAAAGTACACGTTTGctgccttcttcctcgccatcagCCTCGTCTCCTTCTGCGTCCAGACGGAGCTGAGCGCCTACATCCAGCACGACCTCGGCTGGGACAAGGCCTACTGCATGATGTACTTTACCCACGGGTCCTGGATCGTCCTGTACCCAGTGATGCTCGGCGTGCTACGTGTCCAGAAGCTGGGCGAGCCCTGGGAGGTGTTCCGGCGTCGCCACGTCCAGATGCTCAAGACGACCATTGCCATGATTGAGCTGCAGACCCTCGACGTCTTTGGCCCGTCTGTGCAGCGCAGGTCGCGTCCGTTCCTGTATCTGGCCCGCACGACGGCCTTCATCACCTCGGCGCTAACGGTCGCGGGCCTGAGTTGGTACATCGCCGTCAGcctgacgacgccgtcggacTTGACGGCCATCTACAACTGCTCCGCCTTCTTCGCGTACGTCTTCTCCGTGCCGATACTACGGGAGCCCCTGCGCTTGGACAAGTCCATTGCCGTCTCTATCGCCATTCTCGGCGTCCTGGTGGTGGCATATGGTGATACGGGCGGTGGTGAAACGGACGAGTCAGCCGGCCCACCGGGGAACACGACGCCTGGTGCGGGGAGCCGCTTCCTCGGGAACCTCGTCATTGGCGTCGGCTCCGTGCTGTATGGCCTGTACGAGGTCCTGTACAAGCGCTACGCGTGTCCGCCCGAGGGCGTGTCTCCCGGCCGGGGCACCATCTTCGCCAACACGTTCGGCGCCTGCATCGGCCTCTTCACCCTCACCGTCCTGTGGGTTCCGCTGCCGATACTGCACTGGCTCAATATCGAAAAGTTTGAGCTGCCGGAGGCGTCGACTTGCTggctcatcctcgtcgccgtcctcgccaacgccacctTCAGCGGCTCGTTTCTCGTGCTCATCTCGCTCACGTCGCCCGTCCTGTCGTCAGTTGCCGCGCTGCTGACCATCTTCAttgtcgccatcgccgactgGTTCCTCACGGGGCAGCCGCTCAGCTGGGCGGCCATTATCGGAGGGAGCATGATTATCGTGGCATTTGTGGGGCTCAGCTGGAGCACGTACAGGGAGATGACGGAGCATGAGGCGCAGAAGCTGGCCGTGGACCTGACCGATAGCGATGAGGACGCGAGCTTGTCACCCAACGATCGCTAA
- a CDS encoding uncharacterized protein (COG:U~TransMembrane:12 (i193-211o247-271i278-297o309-326i338-356o376-393i470-490o505-526i533-553o573-595i607-626o638-656i)~EggNog:ENOG503NVYI) — translation MGPQTDPSSSHFPFAVLVNRLIVWVGWVPVAETIGLGGPAGVYPRGGDEGSITAATTTSRARGDGLIVGVGIFQVKSNKLKKGTRGVRSSLLLSPLLPRDLQLSCCPRFLEREDSWVCACTTAAAAATATACCRINDDDGDNGNNHAEIRDTIKIMTADADDAAAGSIAVSGSPSRKSPLHKHNVANRLYKSSLLNTVCIVAGISIFFFGYDQGLMGGVNTTRDYAERMGFGHYSEERGLVVVDRPLLQGGIVAVYYLPGTLAGCLLGGWLGDKYGRIWTIGVACVWCIVAAALQSAAMNANWMFCARVLNGIGTGILNAITPVWATETASHKSRGQFVAVEFTLNIFGVVVAYWLEFGTSKFHDPTSSFIWRFPVAFQIVPLVFLFCIIWYMPESPRWLVKAGREEEARYILGRLRGEHGDDALAAEAEFQDIVNIRDLEHDTAAQQSYLHMLFGVGSGKLHTGRRVQLVVWLQILQEWIGIAGITIYGPEIFTIAGISSKDRLWVSGVNNITYMFATLICVFTLDRIGRRWTLYWGAIGQGICMFAAGGLARATINAEGQSNQAHIGGAATFFVFLYTAIFGATWLTVPWLYPAEIFPLQVRAKGNAWGVVGWSIGNGWTVLLLPTIFNKLNEKTLYIFGAVNALSIVAVWALYPESNQRTLEEMDLVFASDSIWTWEAEKNFARLKAENPQLVQAAKAGHGAVVDPEQGVAGSRKASLVARDGQGNAGAATESGTNDTEKSSVSHL, via the exons ATGGGGCCCCAGACAgacccatcgtcgtcgcatTTTCCTTTTGCAGTCCTCGTGAACCGATTGATTGTGTGGGTTGGTTGGGTACCTGTAGCCGAGACGATTGGACTTGGGGGACCTGCTGGTGTTTACccgcgggggggggatgagggTTCAATCACGGCGGCTACTACTACTTCAAGGGCGCGCGGAGACGGACTGATCGTCGGTGTTGGCATCTTTCAAGTCAAGTCAAACAAGCTTAAAAAGGGCACACGCGGGGTTCGTTCATCActtcttctttcccccctcctcccacgcGACCTGCAGTTGAGCTGCTGCCCCAGATTCTTGGAGAGAGAAGACTCCTGGGTGTGTGCTTgtactactgctgctgctgctgctactgcgACGGCTTGTTGTCGTAttaacgacgacgacggcgacaacgggAACAACCACGCCGAGATCAGAGACACCATCAAAATCATGactgctgatgctgatgatgctgctgctggctccATCGCCGTCAGCGGCTCCCCCTCCCGCAAGAGCCCGCTGCACAAGCACAATGTCGCCAACAGGCTCTACAAGAGCTCCCTGCTCAACACGGtgtgcatcgtcgccggcatctccatcttcttcttcggctACGACCAGGGCCTCATGGGCGGCGTCAACACCACGCGCGACTACGCCGAGCGCATGGGCTTCGGCCACTACTCCGAGGAgcgcgggctcgtcgtcgtcgacaggcccctgctgcagggcggcATC GTCGCCGTCTACTACCTCCCCGGGACGCTCGCCggctgcctcctcggcggctggctcggcGACAAGTACGGCCGCATCTGGACCATTGGCGTGGCCTGCGTCTGGTgcatcgtggccgccgccctccagTCCGCCGCCATGAATGCCAACTGGATGTTCTGCG CCCGCGTGTTAAACGGCATCGGCACCGGCATCCTCAACGCCATCACCCCCGTCTGGGCCACCGAGACGGCCTCCCACAAGTCGCGCGGCCagttcgtcgccgtcgagttTACCCTCAACAtctttggcgtcgtcgtggcctACTGGCTGGAATT CGGCACGTCCAAGTTCCACGACCCCACGTCCTCCTTCATCTGGCGCTTCCCCGTCGCCTTCCAGATCGTgcccctcgtcttcctcttctgcATCATCTGGTACATGCCCGAGTCCCCCCGGtggctcgtcaaggccggccgcgaggaggaggcgcgctACATCCTCgggcgcctgcgcggcgagcacggcgacgacgccctcgccgccgaggccgagttcCAGGACATTGTCAACATCCGCGACCTCGAGCACGACACGGCCGCGCAGCAGAGCTACCTGCACATGCtcttcggcgtcggctcCGGAAAGCTGCACACGGGGCGccgcgtccagctcgtcgtctggcTCCAGATCCTGCAGGAGTGGatcggcatcgccggcatcaccatcTACGGGCCCGAGATCTTTACCATTGCGGGCATCAGCTCCAAGGACCGGCTCTGGGTCAGCGGCGTGAACAACATCACCTACATG TTCGCCACGCTCATCTGCGTCTTCACGCTCGACCgcatcggccgccgctggacCCTCTACTGGGGCGCCATCGGCCAGGGCATCTGCATgtttgccgccggcggcctcgcccgcgccaccATCAACGCCGAGGGCCAGAGCAACCAGGCCcacatcggcggcgccgccaccttcttcgtcttcctctaCACGGCCATCTTCGGCGCCACCTGGCTCACCGTCCCCTGGCTCTACCCGGCCGAGATCTTCCCCCTCCAGGTCCGCGCCAAGGGCAACGCctggggcgtcgtcggctggtCCATCGGCAACGGCTGgaccgtcctcctcctccccaccaTCTTCAACAAGCTCAACGAGAAGACGCTCTACATCTTCGGCGCCGTAAACGCcctctccatcgtcgccgtctgggcCCTCTACCCAGAGTCCAACCAGCGCACcctcgaggagatggacctcgtcttcgccagcGACAGCATCTGGACCTGGGAGGCCGAGAAGAACTTTGCccgcctcaaggccgagaaCCCGCAGCTCGTacaggccgccaaggcgggccacggcgccgtcgtcgacccggagcagggcgtcgccgggTCGCGCAAGGCCAGCCTCGTGGCGAGGGACGGACAGGGGAAcgcaggggcggcgacggagagcGGGACCAACGACACGGAAAAGTCGAGCGTCTCTCACTTGTAA
- a CDS encoding uncharacterized protein (COG:S~EggNog:ENOG503P0YK), whose amino-acid sequence MIPASPGSASSMRGSGEQSGDDGGDVGERPAKRQRRGGNDGTGVPHRRQAACQPCRLRKVKCDKKRPSCGICTFSGQDCEYVGEQAEKLSLETATATLLDRFEQLHREFQGVKSALDAKEQTTPPTNHHARAAFLPSASSEDLSQPRLSTSAEASRDFLQIPPHRASADTVLRWDVFQDKYPPNALIGGLFSPDHHQTAVDPGSSADDTPSSDLIINVAAGGGGGLTPPEDEQIPSLIDRFLQNVHTKNPILDVEALIKHGRRCADQGVGWDGRSCLVLLACALGAVAKPFGRSVPPGTTTSSSLSTGSDDSAARNASRRTSSRLYARELQLGDSCFTLACRRLGSLKYSMLGAQCHFFAGVYLMYTLRPIQSWHYFLHASIFCQVHLRMTHGILGDFTEVLSAPSRHSTSTDRKSRRLEQSLYWSCFKSECEFRVELPLQQSEISLGEYPDLFPSPPSPIPTDDKVSSGTTTTATEPPLLGQTSPAASSSLGGGGGGGSLGGYDAPRPPPSVADEAVELRRHAVRLCNEEESWYYYMTEIALRRIGNRIINTFFRQERSTWAYIKPLLRMAQEFEAQVSSWSAHLPPAMQHYETTSIIRAPHLNWSEAGGSHASRELSWAIDNRLLEMQTWLYQPFLYYLVHFASARGAVAAAGTSQQQQQQQQQPRISTLLNPFSPPKPHDYSPQSMDSLNARAAAAGSGLDAQDLAVLHSLIASGIECSLKTIDVRSRGHRHHGLWYDLRSVMCASLVLLAVVKSGNAAWIPGGAETLWGPAPSPEYWTGTPAPIGGKMAKVLAQFDFWAGEAPDLLRYKEVLETVVRDVRGS is encoded by the exons ATGATTCCGGCTTCCCCAGGATCTGCTTCCTCCATgcggggcagcggcgagcagtccggggacgacggaggcgacgtcgGGGAACGCCCGGCGAAGCGacagcgccgaggaggcaaTGACGGCACTGGT GTGCCTCACCGGCGACAGGCCGCGTGCCAGCCATGCCGCCTGCGCAAGGTCAAGTGCGACAAGAAGCGACCCTCGTGCGGCATCTGCACCTTCAGCGGCCAGGACTGTGAATACGTTGGTGAGCAGGCGGAAAAGTTGAG CCTGgagacggcaacggcgacccTACTCGACCGCTTCGAGCAGCTCCATCGCGAGTTTCAAGGGGTCAAGAGCGCACTCGACGCCAAAG AGCaaacaacaccaccaacaaaccaccacgcccgcgccgcctttCTTCCCTCGGCATCGTCCGAGGACCTTtcgcagccgcgcctctcTACATCCGCCGAGGCCTCGCGAGACTTTCTGCAGATCCCGCCTCACCGGGCCAGCGCAGACACCGTCCTGCGATGGGACGTCTTCCAGGACAAGTACCCGCCCAAcgccctcatcggcggcctcttcagccccgaccaccaccagaccgCCGTCGACCCCGGTAGCAGCGCCGATGATACGCCCTCTTCGgacctcatcatcaacgtcgccgctggcggagggggaggacTCACCCCGCCTGAGGACGAGCAGATCCCGAGCCTCATCGACCGCTTCCTGCAAAACGTCCACACCAAGAATCCCATCCtggacgtcgaggccctcatcaagcacggccgccgctgcgcggACCAGGGCGTCGGCTGGGACGGCCGGTCGTGCCTGGTCCTGCTGGCGTGTGCCTtgggcgccgtcgcgaaGCCCTTTGGCAGATCGGTGCCCcctgggacgacgacgtcgtcgtcgctatCCACGGGCAGTGATGATTCTGCTGCGCGCAACGCATCGCGGAGGACGTCCTCACGCCTGTACGCCAGGGAGCTCCAGCTTGGAGACTCGTGTTTCACGCTGGCTTGTCGCCGTCTGGGCTCGCTCAAGTACTCGATGCTCGGCGCGCAATGCCACTTCTTCGCCGGAG TATATCTCATGTACACATTACGCCCGATCCAGTCATGGCACTACTTCCTTCACGCCTCCATCTTCTGCCAGGTCCACCTGCGCATGACGCACGGCATCCTGGGCGACTTCACCGAGGTCCtgagcgcgccgtcgcgccatTCCACCTCGACGGACCGCAAGTCGCGCCGCCTGGAGCAGAGCCTGTACTGGTCGTGCTTCAAGTCCGAGTGCGAGTTCCGCGTCGAGCTGCCCCTGCAGCAGTCCGAGATCAGCCTCGGGGAGTACCCTGACCTGTtcccctcgcctccctcgccgattcccaccgacgacaaggtctcctccggcaccaccaccaccgccaccgagccgccgctgctcggccagacgtcgcccgcagcgagcagcagccttggtggcggtggcggtggcggcagtcTCGGTGGTTacgacgcgccgcggccgccgccgagtgtcgccgacgaggccgtggaGCTCAGAAGGCACGCCGTCCGGCTCTGCAACGAGGAGGAAAGCTGGTACTACTACATGACGGAAATTGCCCTGCGCCGCATCGGCAACCGCATCATCAACACCTTCTTCCGACAGGAGAGATCTACATGGGCGTACATCAAGCCGCTGCTCCGCATGGCGCAAGAGTTTGAGGCCCAGGTATCGTCGTGGTCCGCCCATCTCCCCCCGGCCATGCAGCACTACGAGACCACATCCATCATCCGGGCGCCGCACCTGAACTGgagcgaggccggcggcagccacgccAGCCGAGAGCTGAGCTGGGCCATCGACAACCGCCTCCTCGAGATGCAAACCTGGCTCTACCAGCCCTTCCTCTACTACCTCGTCCACTTCGCATCCGCGAgaggagccgtcgccgccgccggaacgagccagcagcagcagcagcagcagcagcagcctcgcaTAAGCACCCTGCTGAATCCATTCTCGCCCCCAAAGCCCCATGACTACTCCCCGCAGTCGATGGACTCGCTCAAcgcccgagccgccgccgccgggtccgGCCTGGACGCCCAGGACCTGGCCGTGCTGCACTCGCTCATCGCCTCGGGCATCGAGTGCTCGCTCAAGACCATCGACGTGCGGTCGCGcggccaccgccaccacggcctgTGGTACGACCTGCGGAGCGTCATGTGCGCCTCGctcgtgctgctcgccgtcgtcaagagCGGCAACGCCGCCTGGATaccgggcggcgccgagacgctcTGGGgccccgcgccctcgcccgagtACTGGACcggcacgcccgcgcccatCGGCGGCAAGATGGCAAAGGTGCTGGCCCAGTTTGACTTTtgggccggcgaggccccGGACTTGCTGCGCTACAAGGAGGTGCTCGAAACGGTCGTGCGGGACGTCAGGGGTTCGTAG
- a CDS encoding uncharacterized protein (COG:S~EggNog:ENOG503P3ZT~SECRETED:SignalP(1-18~SECRETED:cutsite=AIA-DT~SECRETED:prob=0.8799)), with the protein MHFSQILTVVALAATAIADTVSYDRGYDSAGRSLKDVSCSDGENGLMTRYKWQTLGNAPKFPYVGGAGVVAGWNSPECGSCWKLEYKGRSVNILAIDHAGAGFNIALAAMNDLTNGQAEQLGRIDATASRAPLSACGL; encoded by the exons atgcaCTTCTCCCAGATCCTCACCGTCGTGgctctcgccgccaccgcaaTTGCCGACACCG TGTCTTATGACAGGGGATACGACTCGGCTGGCCGCTCGCTCAAAGATGTGTCCTGCTCCGACGGAGAGAACGGCCTCATGACCCGCTACAAGTGGCAGACGCTGGGCAACGCCCCCAAGTTCCCAtacgtcggcggcgccggcgtcgtcgccggctggAACTCGCCCGAGtgcggcagctgctggaaGCTCGAGTACAAGGGCCGCAGCGTCAACATCCTGGCCATcgaccacgccggcgccggcttcaacatcgccctcgccgccatgaacGACCTGACCAACGGGCAGGcggagcagctcggccgcatcgacgccacggcctcgcgcgctcCTCTGTCCGCCTGTGGCCTGTAA